ACCGGCGGGAGCCTCGGCATCGGCAAGGCCATCGCGCGCGAGCTGGCGCGCGAGGGCGCCGACGTCGCGGTCGTGTCGCGCACCAAGGACGTGCTGGAGGCCGCGGCGAGCGAGATCGCGAAAGAGACGGGCCGCCGCGTGGAGGGCGGCCCACACGCGCGCGGGGGGGCACCGACTTCTGCGAGAAGGCGTCCTCTCAGGCCTTCGCGTACTCGAACCAGAATCCGTTGCCCTCACGGACGACGCGGCCGAACGAGGGCGACGGGAAGTGCGAGG
This genomic stretch from Candidatus Methylomirabilota bacterium harbors:
- a CDS encoding SDR family NAD(P)-dependent oxidoreductase; translated protein: MDLGLTGKKAIVTGGSLGIGKAIARELAREGADVAVVSRTKDVLEAAASEIAKETGRRVEGGPHARGGAPTSARRRPLRPSRTRTRIRCPHGRRGRTRATGSAR